From Brachionichthys hirsutus isolate HB-005 chromosome 2, CSIRO-AGI_Bhir_v1, whole genome shotgun sequence, one genomic window encodes:
- the hnf4a gene encoding hepatocyte nuclear factor 4-alpha — translation MVNGKPRVSATMEPPFGSSDEDESTLAAFQVALLRAHAGEHLLLGAAKRSMLYKDVLLLGNDHIVPRSCPELEVGRVALRILDELVLPFQELQVDDNEYACLKAIVFFDPDAKGLSDPGKIKRMRYQVQVSLEDYINDRQYDSRGRFGELLLLLPTLQSITWQMIEQIQFVKLFGMAKIDNLLQEMLLGGSANEAQHAPHTLHPHLVQEHLSSNVIVASSMPAPTHNGQMSTPETPIPSPPTASSSEHYKLAQGVIATAPKHPASIPQPAITKQEAV, via the exons gaagtagtgaCGAAGACGAGTCAACGCTTGCTGCCTTTCAGGTGGCGCTGCTGCGAGCTCACGCCGGAGAACACCTCCTCCTCGGCGCTGCGAAGCGGTCCATGCTGTACAAAGACGTCCTGCTGTTGG GAAACGACCACATCGTCCCCCGGAGCTGTCCGGAGCTGGAGGTCGGCAGGGTGGCGCTGAGGATCCTGGATGAGCTGGTGCTGCCCTTCCAGGAGCTGCAGGTGGACGACAACGAGTACGCCTGCTTGAAGGCCATCGTGTTCTTCGACCCGG ACGCCAAAGGTCTGAGCGACCCTGGGAAGATCAAGCGGATGCGGTACCAGGTCCAGGTCAGCCTGGAGGACTACATCAACGACCGGCAGTACGACTCCCGGGGCCGCTTcggggagctgctgctgctgctgcccacgCTGCAGAGCATCACCTGGCAGATGATCGAGCAGATCCAGTTCGTCAAACTCTTCGGCATGGCCAAGATCGACAACCTGCTGCAGGAAATGCTTCTGGGAG GTTCTGCCAATGAGGCTCAGCATGCACCTCACACGCTCCACCCTCACCTGGTGCAGGAGCACCTGAGCAGCAACGTGATCGTGGCCAGCAGCATGCCGGCGCCGACCCACAACGGTCAGATGT CCACTCCTGAAACCCCGATCCCGTCTCCGCCCACTGCCTCCAGCTCGGAACATTACAAACTGGCTCAGGGAGTCATCGCCACGGCGCCGAAGCATCCCGCCTCCATCCCTCAGCCCGCCATCACAAAGCAGGAGGCCGTCTAA